A genomic segment from Lignipirellula cremea encodes:
- a CDS encoding NHLP leader peptide family RiPP precursor, with translation MAEQFYDWNAKWQQLVAETWEDADLKARLLSDPNAVFEERGMLPPAGISVKVLDNSGDTIHLVLPAAPSDYELSEEELEYVSGGSSPCGRCSARCSSRCTNVPTRCSDRCTSQPSRCSSEPSRCSSQPTRCSVRGGVCDGRGSTLCH, from the coding sequence ATGGCCGAACAATTCTATGATTGGAACGCCAAGTGGCAACAACTTGTCGCGGAAACGTGGGAAGACGCCGATCTGAAGGCTCGCCTTTTGAGCGACCCGAATGCTGTGTTTGAAGAGCGCGGCATGTTGCCTCCCGCCGGCATCTCCGTGAAGGTGCTCGACAACTCGGGCGACACGATCCACCTGGTGCTCCCCGCAGCTCCGTCAGACTATGAGCTTTCCGAAGAAGAGCTGGAGTACGTGTCCGGAGGCAGTTCTCCCTGTGGGCGTTGCAGTGCTCGTTGCAGTTCCCGTTGCACGAATGTGCCGACTCGCTGTTCGGACCGCTGCACCTCTCAACCATCTCGCTGTTCTTCCGAACCATCTCGCTGTAGTTCTCAGCCAACTCGCTGCAGCGTTCGCGGCGGCGTCTGTGATGGTCGCGGCTCGACTTTGTGCCATTAG
- a CDS encoding NHLP leader peptide family RiPP precursor — translation MSAYDWDLKWELLVADAWDDEELKKRLLSEPMAVCKERGIVPPAGVTINVFEDSKEVINLILPPAPDQEELSEEELEAVAGGFGCGTMCYGGGFGGGYGGGGGGGYGGGGGGYGGGGGGYGGGGGGGGGGGYGGGGGGYGGGGGGYGGGGGGGGGYGGGGGYGGGGGGYGGGGGGYGGRCGGRP, via the coding sequence ATGTCGGCTTATGACTGGGATCTGAAGTGGGAATTGCTGGTCGCGGACGCCTGGGATGATGAAGAGCTTAAGAAGCGTCTGCTGAGCGAACCGATGGCGGTCTGCAAAGAACGCGGCATCGTGCCGCCCGCTGGTGTGACGATCAATGTGTTTGAGGACAGCAAAGAGGTCATCAACCTGATTCTTCCTCCGGCTCCCGACCAGGAAGAACTATCGGAAGAAGAACTCGAAGCAGTTGCCGGCGGCTTTGGCTGTGGCACCATGTGCTACGGCGGCGGCTTCGGCGGCGGCTACGGCGGCGGTGGCGGCGGTGGCTATGGCGGCGGTGGCGGCGGCTATGGCGGCGGTGGCGGCGGCTACGGCGGCGGTGGCGGTGGCGGTGGCGGCGGCGGCTATGGCGGTGGTGGCGGCGGCTACGGCGGCGGTGGCGGCGGCTACGGCGGCGGTGGCGGTGGTGGCGGCGGCTACGGCGGCGGCGGCGGCTACGGCGGTGGTGGCGGTGGCTATGGCGGCGGTGGCGGCGGCTATGGTGGTCGTTGCGGCGGTCGTCCGTAG
- a CDS encoding TOMM precursor leader peptide-binding protein — protein sequence MLQFPVVRPYFHAEVVKDVGLFMVAEARQLVLQGSLYEKVVPLLDGRSVEEICLALRDEVAPAQVIFTIRNLERRGFLCEKSEAMPAGHAALWEVQGIEPTSVTPRLAQTPVSLTGFGVDVEPLAQLLGQLGVQIADDADHGVVLTNNYLQRGLREYNLESKRRGRRWMIAKPVGGVIWVGPVFLPGPEPCWQCLATRLRANSPVLGFLDAEMNGQGLPTIDRICTPASLATAWGIIASAVTDWIGRDASEQTHYENMMTTIDILDLGSDRHQLIRQPACIDCGDSTPAPEPPPLKLESRKKQYTDDGGHRASTPQETIAKYEHLVSSVCGAVSNLTRTSTREDDVMHVYVSGNNVARGPESIYSLRVDLRGQSAGKGMTEIQAKASALCEGLERYSGIYRGDEPVIHATFEEMGDRAIHPNDCMRFSDLQYAERIERNKIPSLFGTIPKVFEKDRKIDWSPVWSMSQQRYRYLPTQFCYFRYPHTEENDFSIDCSNGSAAGNTLEEAILQGFFEVVERDGVALWWYNRVQRPALDLGSFDIPYLRQLERFLAKQNRTLWALDLTTDLGFPVVAALSLRTDGKQQQIMFGFGAHLDVKIAMLRAVTELNQMLVTLIDTPPDTPPTVLNDVETLRWLTDARMEDHPYLAPLPGPARKSTDFPVIWTDDIREDVLFCQKTVESLGMEMHVLNQTRPEIGLPVIKVIVPGMRHFWTRFAPGRLYDTPVKLGWLEKPLTEQEINPIAMFL from the coding sequence ATGCTGCAATTTCCTGTTGTTCGACCTTACTTCCATGCCGAAGTCGTCAAAGACGTTGGCCTGTTCATGGTCGCGGAAGCCCGCCAGCTCGTGCTTCAAGGCAGCCTTTATGAAAAGGTCGTGCCGCTGCTTGACGGGCGTTCCGTGGAAGAGATCTGCTTGGCGCTACGCGACGAGGTTGCCCCCGCGCAAGTTATCTTTACGATCCGCAATCTGGAGCGTCGTGGCTTCCTTTGCGAAAAGTCGGAAGCGATGCCCGCCGGGCATGCGGCCTTGTGGGAAGTCCAGGGTATAGAGCCGACATCGGTGACGCCCCGCCTGGCGCAGACTCCGGTCAGCCTGACCGGCTTCGGAGTCGATGTCGAGCCGCTCGCCCAATTACTGGGTCAATTGGGAGTGCAGATCGCCGATGACGCCGACCACGGCGTGGTGTTAACCAACAACTATTTGCAACGCGGTCTGCGAGAGTACAACCTGGAATCCAAGCGGCGCGGTCGCCGCTGGATGATCGCCAAACCGGTCGGCGGCGTCATCTGGGTCGGGCCGGTTTTCCTTCCCGGTCCGGAGCCTTGCTGGCAATGCCTGGCGACCCGGTTGCGGGCCAATTCGCCCGTGCTTGGCTTTCTCGACGCCGAAATGAATGGGCAGGGCTTGCCGACGATTGATCGGATTTGCACCCCTGCCAGCCTGGCGACCGCCTGGGGCATTATCGCCAGCGCCGTCACCGACTGGATCGGCCGGGACGCATCGGAGCAGACCCATTACGAAAACATGATGACCACGATCGACATCCTCGATCTGGGCTCGGACCGACACCAACTGATTCGACAGCCGGCCTGTATTGACTGCGGCGATTCCACTCCCGCGCCGGAACCACCTCCCCTGAAACTGGAAAGCCGGAAAAAGCAGTACACCGACGACGGCGGCCATCGGGCCAGCACGCCCCAGGAAACCATCGCCAAGTACGAGCATCTGGTCAGCTCGGTGTGCGGAGCCGTCAGTAACCTGACCCGGACTTCGACTCGCGAAGACGATGTGATGCACGTGTACGTTTCCGGCAATAACGTCGCCCGCGGCCCGGAAAGCATTTACAGCCTGCGCGTCGATTTGCGCGGCCAAAGCGCCGGCAAAGGGATGACGGAAATCCAGGCCAAAGCCAGCGCCCTGTGTGAAGGCCTGGAGCGTTACAGCGGCATTTATCGCGGCGACGAACCGGTGATTCACGCCACCTTTGAGGAGATGGGCGATCGGGCCATACATCCCAACGATTGCATGCGGTTCAGCGATCTGCAGTACGCCGAACGGATCGAAAGGAACAAAATCCCTTCGTTGTTCGGCACCATTCCCAAGGTGTTTGAGAAAGATCGAAAGATCGACTGGTCGCCCGTCTGGTCGATGTCGCAGCAGCGCTATCGCTACCTGCCCACGCAGTTTTGTTATTTCCGCTATCCGCACACAGAAGAGAATGATTTCTCCATCGATTGCTCCAACGGCAGCGCCGCCGGCAACACGCTGGAAGAAGCCATCCTGCAGGGGTTCTTTGAGGTCGTCGAACGGGACGGCGTGGCGCTCTGGTGGTACAACCGGGTGCAGCGGCCTGCGCTGGATCTGGGCAGCTTCGACATTCCGTACCTCCGCCAGCTGGAACGGTTCCTCGCAAAACAGAACCGCACCCTCTGGGCGCTGGACCTGACAACCGACCTGGGCTTCCCGGTGGTGGCGGCCTTGTCCCTGCGGACTGATGGCAAGCAGCAGCAGATCATGTTCGGTTTTGGCGCGCATCTGGATGTCAAGATTGCCATGCTGCGGGCCGTGACGGAGCTGAATCAGATGCTGGTGACTCTGATTGACACCCCGCCCGACACTCCGCCGACCGTGCTGAACGATGTCGAAACGCTCCGTTGGCTGACCGACGCCAGGATGGAAGACCACCCGTACCTGGCTCCTTTGCCGGGCCCGGCCCGCAAGTCCACCGACTTCCCAGTGATCTGGACCGATGATATCCGGGAGGACGTGCTGTTCTGTCAGAAAACGGTGGAGTCGCTCGGCATGGAGATGCATGTGCTGAACCAGACCCGTCCCGAAATCGGCCTGCCGGTGATCAAGGTGATCGTGCCCGGCATGCGGCATTTCTGGACCCGCTTTGCACCTGGCCGGCTTTACGATACACCGGTCAAACTGGGCTGGCTTGAAAAACCGCTGACCGAGCAGGAAATCAACCCCATCGCCATGTTCCTGTAA
- a CDS encoding SagB family peptide dehydrogenase, protein MPVDDGKSFTPARLVYYLQQLARRQYLDLTVGQGKTPLASLLPTGPAFKITRTEELPDRFVLSRFANIRRQQAGLVLETPQASSFLLIHQELASRFLHHLWTPQTLASLQQKLPDISQENQAALLELLSLGGFLTAVDAAGNPHEDDDPGLMYWEYHDLQFHVSSRAGRHGQYHGGTYSFIDKAPAPPAVAPVPEGAVLTPLAVPDLAKKIESGPSLTNVIEKRKSIRNYDSQPLTAEQLGEFLYRVARVKEQYAYDVDLPGQTVKVQCASRPYPSAGALYELEFYPVVARCEGLEKGLYRYLPGQHQLAMLPQGGEMVDRLLMSGSSAGGVPLEEIQVLIVLSARFPRMMWKYSGMAYAAILKNVGVAYQTMYLVATDMGLAPCGLGDGDPDGFALATGCDYYQESSVGEFLLGRPAGGRTEQTDS, encoded by the coding sequence ATGCCCGTCGATGACGGCAAGAGCTTCACCCCGGCGCGGCTGGTTTACTATCTGCAGCAGCTGGCTCGCCGGCAGTATCTGGATCTTACGGTGGGCCAGGGCAAGACGCCTTTGGCGTCGCTGCTGCCGACCGGTCCGGCCTTCAAAATTACCCGCACCGAGGAACTGCCGGATCGCTTTGTGCTGTCCCGCTTTGCGAACATCCGACGCCAGCAGGCCGGGCTGGTTCTGGAAACGCCGCAAGCGTCGTCGTTTCTGTTGATTCACCAGGAGCTGGCGAGTCGGTTCCTTCACCATTTGTGGACGCCGCAAACGCTCGCGTCGCTGCAGCAAAAGCTGCCTGACATCAGCCAGGAAAACCAGGCCGCCTTGCTGGAATTGCTGTCGCTGGGCGGCTTTCTCACCGCGGTCGACGCCGCCGGAAATCCACACGAAGATGACGACCCAGGCCTGATGTACTGGGAGTACCATGACCTGCAGTTCCATGTGAGCAGTCGGGCCGGTCGGCATGGGCAGTACCATGGCGGAACGTATTCCTTTATCGACAAGGCTCCTGCTCCTCCGGCCGTCGCGCCGGTCCCGGAAGGCGCCGTGCTGACGCCTTTGGCCGTCCCCGATCTGGCGAAAAAAATCGAAAGCGGCCCGTCGCTGACGAACGTGATCGAGAAACGCAAATCGATCCGGAACTATGATTCGCAACCGCTCACGGCCGAGCAGCTGGGCGAGTTTCTCTACCGGGTCGCTCGCGTCAAAGAACAGTACGCGTACGACGTCGATCTGCCTGGCCAAACCGTGAAGGTCCAATGCGCTTCGCGCCCCTACCCGTCCGCCGGAGCCTTGTACGAGCTGGAATTTTACCCGGTGGTGGCGCGCTGCGAAGGACTAGAAAAAGGACTTTACCGCTACCTGCCGGGCCAGCATCAGCTGGCCATGCTGCCGCAGGGCGGAGAGATGGTCGATCGGCTGCTGATGTCGGGTTCTTCGGCCGGCGGAGTGCCGTTGGAAGAAATCCAGGTGCTGATCGTGTTGTCGGCGCGGTTCCCCCGTATGATGTGGAAGTATTCCGGAATGGCGTACGCGGCCATTTTGAAAAATGTCGGCGTGGCGTATCAAACAATGTACCTGGTTGCGACCGATATGGGTCTGGCGCCTTGCGGATTGGGCGACGGCGATCCTGACGGCTTTGCGTTAGCGACCGGCTGCGACTACTATCAGGAATCGTCGGTCGGCGAGTTCCTGCTGGGGCGTCCCGCCGGGGGTCGCACCGAACAAACGGATTCTTGA
- a CDS encoding cyclic nucleotide-binding domain-containing protein: MRKVLFLLGHLSDNDVEWLIDNGLRTEVPGGTVLITTDLPLDTLYLLLSGTLEVHLPGGDGKKSVALGAGEIIGEISLLDSRRPTASVAAANDCIVLSLPHEILQEKLREDSDFAARFYHALAVFLAHRIRNTYARLGFDDGREMDEDEDYEDELSPEVLDNLHLAGSRFDHVLRKLLTS, encoded by the coding sequence ATGCGTAAGGTTCTTTTCCTACTTGGGCACCTGAGCGATAACGATGTCGAATGGTTGATCGACAACGGTCTTCGCACCGAGGTTCCCGGCGGAACCGTGCTGATCACGACCGACCTGCCGCTTGATACGTTGTACCTGCTGCTCAGCGGCACGCTGGAAGTCCACCTGCCCGGCGGCGATGGAAAAAAGTCAGTGGCTCTGGGTGCTGGCGAAATCATCGGCGAAATCTCCCTGCTGGATTCACGGCGTCCGACCGCTTCGGTCGCCGCGGCTAACGACTGCATCGTGCTGTCGTTGCCGCATGAAATCCTGCAGGAGAAACTTCGCGAAGACAGCGACTTCGCCGCCCGCTTCTATCACGCCCTGGCCGTTTTTCTCGCCCATCGTATCCGGAATACCTACGCCCGGCTGGGTTTCGACGACGGACGGGAGATGGACGAAGACGAAGATTACGAAGATGAACTCAGCCCCGAGGTGCTGGATAACCTGCACCTGGCCGGCTCGCGATTTGATCATGTGTTGCGCAAGCTGCTGACCAGCTAA
- a CDS encoding biotin/lipoyl-binding protein, protein MAKQIYRQEALDRLSSPEQLDMLMPVTSARSWIALAGVGVLLAMGLIWGIFGRIASTVDGTGLLVRTNGADWVTTPFAGVVERLEVTEGDLVKKGDSLLSVGYLSDTGIPSVHVVKSPRAGRVLDIPVFVGDEVSNRTDLVYVETPSAPLHATIFVEAISGYKINKGMKVRLLPATEDEYSSNRLAGVITKAGKFPVSSSGMLRIVQNEDRVRALQMRGPNLQIDVEVTGDPNDPAFGKIFSGTPCSAVITTDEHAPIYFLFPY, encoded by the coding sequence ATGGCCAAGCAAATTTACAGACAAGAAGCCTTGGATCGACTGTCCTCGCCGGAACAGCTCGATATGCTCATGCCCGTCACGAGCGCTCGCAGCTGGATCGCGCTCGCCGGCGTCGGCGTGCTGCTGGCGATGGGGTTGATCTGGGGGATTTTTGGCCGGATCGCTTCGACGGTGGATGGAACCGGACTGCTGGTTCGCACCAATGGGGCGGACTGGGTCACCACGCCATTTGCGGGCGTCGTGGAACGTCTGGAAGTCACCGAAGGCGACCTGGTCAAAAAGGGGGACAGCCTGCTGTCTGTGGGTTACCTCAGTGATACGGGCATCCCCAGCGTGCATGTGGTCAAGTCTCCCCGCGCCGGCCGCGTGCTGGATATCCCGGTGTTTGTCGGCGATGAGGTAAGCAATCGCACCGATCTGGTTTACGTCGAAACACCGTCGGCCCCGCTGCACGCCACGATCTTTGTCGAGGCCATTAGCGGCTACAAGATCAACAAAGGGATGAAAGTACGTCTGCTGCCGGCCACTGAAGACGAGTACAGCTCCAATCGCCTGGCGGGCGTCATTACCAAGGCAGGCAAATTTCCCGTCTCCTCGTCGGGCATGCTCCGCATCGTGCAGAACGAAGACCGCGTCAGGGCCCTGCAGATGCGCGGACCAAACCTGCAGATTGATGTGGAAGTCACCGGCGACCCCAATGACCCGGCTTTTGGCAAAATCTTCAGCGGCACTCCCTGCTCTGCCGTGATCACGACGGACGAACACGCGCCGATCTATTTCCTGTTTCCCTACTAG
- a CDS encoding NHLP family bacteriocin export ABC transporter peptidase/permease/ATPase subunit — MSEKTQTPASVARVKTPTVLQMEAVECGAAALAMVLAYYGRIVPLEEIRVACGVSRDGTKASNILKAARQYNLKAKGFSKQLDSLGSMSVPMIVFWNFNHFVVFEGFHGGKAYLNDPAMGPRVISQEEFAEGFTGVVLVFEPGPDFKKGGKRPSFFAAMRERMVGSEWGLLYVILCTLAISLIGLVAPLFAKVFIDYVLIRNMVDWVAPLLAVMAVTGLVQSGVVWLQRYYLLRLSTKMGMVASYRYLGHVLRLPMEFFTQRYGGEIGSRISINDRLAQMLAGDLSLNVLNILMAGLYLGLMLYFNIGLTLIVVLFAGLNVAALQLVSRRRIDISMRLLQERGKMMTTSMSGLQSIETLKATGGESDFFSRWAGHLAKVMGARQDMEVLSQGFGALPGLLTMLSSVLILGLGALLVMQDALTIGALVAFQALMYGFMGPVNSLVMLGASVQDASADLNRLDDVMRYKIDPNLEVRNTLGDDESPKLSGHLELRKITFGYSPLDPPLIRDFRLSIAPGRRVALVGSSASGKSTLAKVISGLVQPWSGEILLDGVPRQDKPRQVITNSISMVDQEFFLYEGTLREVLTMWDKTIPEEDIIQAAKDACIHADIASRAGGYDSMVEEGGRNFSHGQRQRLEIARALVGKPSILVLDEATSALDTVTEKQIDEHLRRRGCTCIIVAHRLSTIRDSDEIIVLSQGKVVQRGTHEQLYAKRGLYRTLITTED; from the coding sequence GTGAGCGAAAAAACGCAAACTCCTGCCTCGGTCGCCCGAGTCAAAACGCCGACGGTTCTACAGATGGAGGCCGTCGAATGCGGCGCCGCCGCTTTGGCGATGGTGCTGGCGTACTACGGCCGGATTGTTCCGCTGGAAGAAATCCGCGTCGCCTGTGGTGTCTCGCGCGACGGCACCAAAGCCAGCAACATCCTGAAAGCGGCCCGCCAGTACAACCTCAAGGCCAAAGGTTTCAGCAAGCAGCTGGACTCGTTGGGTTCCATGAGCGTGCCGATGATTGTGTTCTGGAACTTCAACCACTTTGTCGTGTTTGAAGGATTCCATGGCGGCAAGGCGTACCTGAACGACCCGGCAATGGGGCCCCGGGTGATCTCCCAGGAGGAATTCGCCGAGGGCTTTACCGGCGTGGTGCTGGTCTTTGAACCGGGACCCGACTTCAAAAAAGGCGGCAAGCGTCCCAGCTTTTTCGCCGCGATGCGGGAACGCATGGTCGGTTCAGAATGGGGCCTGCTGTACGTGATTTTATGCACCCTGGCGATCTCGTTGATCGGCCTGGTCGCGCCCTTGTTCGCCAAGGTGTTCATTGACTATGTGCTGATCCGCAACATGGTCGACTGGGTCGCTCCGCTGCTGGCCGTGATGGCGGTGACCGGACTGGTGCAAAGCGGAGTTGTCTGGCTGCAGCGTTATTACCTGCTGCGGCTGTCGACCAAAATGGGAATGGTCGCTTCGTACCGCTATCTGGGGCATGTGCTGCGCCTGCCGATGGAGTTCTTTACGCAGCGTTACGGCGGCGAGATCGGCTCGCGTATTTCCATCAATGACCGCCTCGCCCAGATGCTGGCGGGCGACCTGTCGTTGAACGTGCTGAACATCCTTATGGCCGGCCTGTACCTGGGGCTGATGCTGTACTTTAACATTGGCCTGACGCTGATCGTGGTGCTGTTCGCCGGGCTCAACGTGGCCGCCCTGCAGCTGGTTTCCCGGCGCCGGATTGATATCAGCATGCGTCTGCTGCAGGAACGCGGCAAAATGATGACGACCTCCATGTCGGGGCTGCAGTCGATCGAAACCCTCAAAGCAACCGGCGGCGAATCCGACTTTTTCAGCCGCTGGGCGGGGCACCTGGCCAAAGTGATGGGCGCCCGCCAGGATATGGAAGTGCTGTCGCAAGGCTTTGGCGCCCTGCCGGGTCTGCTGACGATGCTCTCCAGCGTATTGATCCTGGGCCTCGGAGCGCTGCTGGTCATGCAGGACGCCCTGACGATCGGCGCCCTGGTCGCGTTCCAGGCGCTCATGTACGGCTTTATGGGGCCGGTGAATTCGCTCGTCATGCTGGGGGCTTCCGTCCAGGATGCATCGGCCGATCTGAACCGCCTTGACGATGTCATGCGTTACAAGATTGATCCCAACCTGGAGGTCCGCAACACGCTGGGCGACGATGAATCGCCCAAGCTCAGCGGCCATCTGGAACTGCGGAAAATCACCTTTGGCTACAGCCCTCTCGATCCTCCGTTGATTCGCGACTTCCGGCTGTCCATTGCGCCCGGCCGACGGGTGGCGCTGGTCGGATCCAGCGCCAGCGGCAAGTCGACGCTGGCCAAAGTGATCAGCGGTCTGGTGCAGCCCTGGTCGGGCGAAATCCTGCTCGATGGCGTGCCGCGACAGGACAAACCGCGGCAAGTGATCACTAATTCCATCTCCATGGTCGACCAGGAATTTTTCCTGTACGAAGGCACGCTCCGCGAAGTGCTGACCATGTGGGACAAAACGATCCCCGAAGAGGACATTATCCAGGCCGCCAAAGACGCCTGCATTCATGCCGATATCGCCAGCCGGGCCGGCGGTTACGACAGCATGGTCGAAGAAGGCGGCCGCAACTTCAGCCACGGCCAGCGGCAGCGGCTGGAAATCGCCCGCGCACTGGTCGGCAAACCTTCCATCCTGGTGCTGGACGAAGCCACCAGCGCCCTGGATACCGTCACAGAAAAACAGATCGACGAACACCTCCGTCGCCGGGGCTGCACCTGCATCATTGTGGCGCATCGCCTGAGCACCATTCGCGACAGCGACGAGATTATTGTTCTTTCCCAGGGCAAAGTGGTCCAACGCGGCACGCACGAACAGTTGTACGCCAAACGCGGCCTTTACCGGACATTGATTACCACCGAAGACTAG